A region of Natribaculum luteum DNA encodes the following proteins:
- the cobA gene encoding uroporphyrinogen-III C-methyltransferase has protein sequence MEDDTARGSTSTDDPRTSPGDDDTDDRTSARAQGLATRKTQSPSGGERDLASVGVPSPSSIPDRSRASSGTVYLIGAGPGDPDLLTVRARWLIETADVIFHDALVRETLLESLPATAEIVDVGKRVEYKTPQAEINDLLVERASAGDAVVRLKGGDPFVFGRGGEEAQHLTDHGVPFQIVPGVSSVLAAPGVAGVPLTHRDVASRFTVITGHETPEKDESALDWDAIAAAVESGGTLVILMGVRTLERNVTALRTHGVCGQKSVAIVQKATWEDQHVVRGTLETIVDRVERENVEPPATAVIGDVAAIRDEIESELVPFEPA, from the coding sequence ATGGAGGACGACACCGCTCGCGGATCGACGAGCACGGACGATCCGCGCACGTCGCCCGGAGACGACGATACCGACGATCGCACGTCGGCGCGGGCGCAGGGACTCGCGACGCGAAAAACGCAGTCACCGTCCGGTGGCGAACGCGATCTGGCGTCCGTCGGCGTTCCGTCGCCGTCGTCGATTCCGGACCGGTCGCGTGCCTCGTCGGGCACGGTGTACCTGATCGGGGCCGGCCCTGGCGACCCCGACCTGCTGACAGTACGGGCGCGCTGGCTGATCGAGACCGCGGACGTCATCTTCCACGACGCGCTCGTCCGCGAGACGTTACTCGAGAGTCTGCCCGCTACCGCCGAGATCGTCGACGTCGGCAAACGCGTCGAGTACAAGACCCCCCAGGCAGAGATCAACGACCTCCTCGTCGAACGCGCGTCGGCCGGCGACGCCGTCGTCCGACTGAAAGGCGGTGACCCGTTCGTCTTCGGCCGCGGCGGGGAGGAAGCCCAGCACTTGACCGACCACGGCGTTCCGTTTCAGATCGTTCCCGGTGTCTCGAGCGTACTCGCCGCACCGGGGGTCGCCGGCGTTCCGCTCACCCACCGCGACGTCGCCTCGCGCTTTACCGTCATCACCGGTCACGAGACGCCCGAGAAAGACGAGAGCGCCCTCGACTGGGACGCGATCGCTGCGGCAGTCGAAAGCGGCGGGACGTTAGTCATCCTCATGGGCGTACGGACCCTCGAGCGGAACGTGACGGCCTTGCGCACACACGGCGTTTGCGGCCAGAAATCCGTCGCGATCGTCCAGAAGGCGACCTGGGAGGACCAGCACGTCGTCCGGGGGACCCTCGAGACGATCGTCGACCGGGTCGAAAGAGAGAACGTGGAGCCGCCCGCGACTGCGGTCATCGGCGACGTAGCTGCGATCCGGGACGAGATCGAGTCGGAACTCGTCCCCTTCGAACCCGCCTGA
- a CDS encoding cobalt-precorrin-4/precorrin-4 C(11)-methyltransferase: protein MSGADADAADAEDRYTAGDVREGIPFVGAGPGDPGLLTVTGKELLETADLVVHAGSLVNSELLEEYCADAELVNSVGKDLEELVPLMADAYHEGRAVVRLHSGDPAIYGAALEQMDALKAEDVPTYFVPGVTSSFAASATLGTQLTLNEVANHVAFTRPQGKTLTEDEDHISDFVGMGDVTTCIYLGTHAVRETMDRLLAEGHDPEIPVAVVYHASWPDEDVITGTIGTIADEVEKAGYRASALVLIGEAVTGAGYERSYLYGDWANRGSNDSEETEEGCSD, encoded by the coding sequence ATGAGCGGTGCAGACGCCGACGCTGCGGACGCCGAGGACCGGTACACCGCCGGCGACGTCCGCGAGGGCATCCCCTTCGTCGGGGCCGGCCCCGGCGATCCCGGCTTGCTGACCGTGACGGGGAAGGAACTGCTCGAGACGGCAGACCTCGTGGTCCACGCCGGATCGCTGGTCAACAGCGAGCTTCTGGAGGAGTACTGTGCGGACGCTGAACTGGTGAACTCCGTCGGCAAGGACCTCGAGGAACTCGTCCCACTGATGGCCGACGCCTACCACGAGGGACGGGCGGTCGTCCGGCTGCACAGCGGCGACCCCGCGATCTACGGGGCCGCACTCGAGCAGATGGACGCCCTGAAGGCCGAGGACGTGCCGACGTACTTCGTCCCCGGCGTCACTTCCTCGTTCGCGGCGAGTGCGACCCTCGGCACCCAGCTCACGCTGAACGAGGTCGCGAACCACGTTGCCTTTACCCGCCCGCAGGGCAAGACCCTGACCGAAGACGAGGACCACATCAGTGACTTCGTCGGGATGGGCGACGTGACGACCTGCATCTACCTCGGCACCCACGCGGTGCGGGAGACGATGGACCGGTTGCTCGCCGAGGGCCACGACCCCGAGATCCCCGTCGCGGTGGTCTACCACGCCTCCTGGCCGGACGAGGACGTCATCACGGGGACGATCGGGACGATCGCGGACGAGGTCGAAAAAGCAGGGTATCGGGCCTCGGCCCTGGTGCTGATCGGCGAGGCCGTCACCGGCGCGGGCTACGAGCGGTCGTACCTCTACGGCGACTGGGCCAACCGTGGTTCGAACGATAGTGAAGAGACAGAAGAGGGGTGTTCGGACTGA
- the cbiT gene encoding precorrin-6Y C5,15-methyltransferase (decarboxylating) subunit CbiT, translating into MPQVALPHDAKAGPTKPEVRAVSLEKLDLRQSDHVVDVGSCTGSVTIEAARRVERVTAVERKPERLEVTEKNLAANEYDAAVTLQEAEAPEGLPADADALFVGGSRNFEAVLDHAVETDVDRIVMNVARLEVAGRAVEAFRERGILEEVVQLQVSHGYELVGATSFDSQNPVYVIVGRRDAEGLA; encoded by the coding sequence ATGCCCCAGGTGGCGCTCCCACACGATGCGAAGGCAGGACCAACGAAACCGGAGGTCCGGGCGGTGTCGCTCGAGAAACTCGATCTTCGACAGTCCGACCACGTCGTCGACGTCGGCTCCTGTACCGGCTCGGTTACCATCGAGGCGGCCCGACGGGTCGAGCGCGTGACCGCCGTCGAGCGCAAACCCGAACGCCTCGAGGTCACAGAGAAGAATCTCGCGGCCAACGAGTACGACGCGGCCGTTACGCTGCAGGAGGCCGAAGCGCCCGAGGGACTGCCCGCGGACGCAGACGCCCTGTTCGTCGGCGGCAGCCGCAACTTCGAGGCCGTCCTCGACCACGCCGTCGAGACGGACGTCGACCGGATCGTGATGAACGTCGCCCGACTCGAGGTCGCCGGCCGGGCCGTCGAGGCCTTCCGCGAACGCGGGATCTTGGAGGAAGTCGTCCAGTTGCAGGTGAGCCACGGCTACGAACTCGTCGGCGCGACGAGTTTCGACTCACAGAATCCGGTGTACGTGATCGTCGGCCGCCGGGACGCGGAGGGGTTGGCGTGA
- a CDS encoding cobalt-factor II C(20)-methyltransferase — translation MTVYGVGLGPGDSELVTVKGKRVLESVETVYSPGRLSRSVALEHVDDSKIGDLDFPMTRDPDELRRAWKEAAAEVADEAREEDVAFVTLGDPNVYSTFGHLRRTLETFHPEVDLEVVPGVSAMTAFATALGVEVESGTGLALREAANGAAPTGPDRLILFKVTDAPTTYERLTEAGYDVRFGRRLFMEQGETVVTDDPEEIAERDYYTLAYAEKCDLERDLATAEFDGEAADSDADGDASADTDEAEANAEGTA, via the coding sequence GTGACCGTCTACGGCGTCGGTCTCGGCCCTGGCGATTCTGAGCTGGTGACGGTGAAAGGCAAACGCGTCCTCGAGTCCGTCGAGACCGTCTACTCCCCCGGTCGCCTCTCGCGATCGGTCGCACTCGAGCACGTCGACGACTCGAAGATCGGCGATCTCGACTTCCCGATGACGCGCGATCCCGACGAGCTTCGACGCGCCTGGAAGGAGGCCGCCGCGGAGGTGGCCGACGAAGCGCGCGAGGAGGACGTGGCGTTCGTCACGCTCGGCGACCCCAACGTCTACTCGACGTTCGGCCATCTTCGCCGTACGCTCGAGACGTTCCACCCCGAGGTGGACCTCGAGGTCGTCCCCGGCGTGAGCGCGATGACCGCCTTCGCGACGGCACTCGGTGTCGAGGTCGAATCCGGGACGGGACTGGCGCTGCGGGAGGCGGCCAACGGGGCAGCACCCACGGGTCCCGATCGGCTGATCCTGTTCAAGGTCACCGACGCGCCGACCACGTACGAGAGACTGACCGAGGCGGGCTACGACGTCCGTTTCGGTCGGCGACTGTTCATGGAACAGGGCGAGACGGTCGTCACGGACGATCCCGAGGAGATCGCAGAGCGCGACTACTACACGCTCGCGTACGCCGAGAAGTGCGACCTCGAGCGCGACCTGGCGACCGCGGAGTTCGACGGCGAAGCCGCGGATTCGGATGCTGACGGCGATGCGAGCGCCGACACCGACGAGGCCGAGGCGAACGCGGAGGGGACAGCATGA
- a CDS encoding triose-phosphate isomerase, which translates to MGLEYPHFLVNYKVYDGTAGEDGLALARTLEAVTEATGRTFAVAPQTPDVRLVAEATSLPVVAQSVDAMEPGRGNGRISIQALAAAGADGVLVNHPENRATLEEVKQTVARCGEFGLESIVCVDGREMGEAALAFDPDCLLLEKPEDVATGRAITRTHPELVEEFVAMVDDRNPRTKVLVGGGISSADDVARAFDLGADAAGAASAVLEASDRRAWLTAVAEDMPRRLE; encoded by the coding sequence ATGGGACTCGAGTATCCACACTTCCTGGTGAACTACAAGGTGTACGACGGCACCGCGGGTGAAGACGGCCTGGCGCTCGCGCGAACGCTCGAGGCAGTCACAGAAGCGACCGGCAGGACGTTCGCTGTCGCACCGCAGACGCCAGACGTTCGGCTCGTCGCCGAAGCGACGTCGCTTCCCGTCGTGGCGCAGTCCGTCGACGCGATGGAACCGGGCCGCGGTAACGGGCGCATCTCGATCCAGGCGCTCGCGGCCGCGGGTGCCGACGGCGTCCTCGTCAACCACCCCGAGAACCGGGCGACGCTCGAGGAGGTCAAACAGACCGTCGCCCGGTGTGGCGAGTTCGGCCTCGAGTCGATCGTCTGCGTCGACGGCCGCGAGATGGGCGAGGCGGCGCTCGCCTTCGACCCCGACTGTCTCCTCCTGGAGAAACCCGAGGACGTCGCGACCGGTCGCGCGATCACCCGGACGCACCCGGAACTCGTCGAGGAGTTCGTCGCGATGGTCGACGACCGAAACCCGCGGACGAAGGTGCTCGTCGGCGGCGGGATCAGTTCGGCCGACGACGTCGCGCGAGCGTTCGACCTCGGCGCAGACGCGGCAGGTGCGGCCTCCGCCGTCCTCGAGGCGAGCGACAGACGCGCGTGGCTCACCGCCGTCGCCGAGGACATGCCGCGACGACTCGAGTGA
- a CDS encoding acyl-CoA synthetase, translating to MVWHVMPTYDRYERARADFEWDLPDRYNPAVDFLRKHEDADRVALRYESPADGLETYTFRDLDERSDRLAAALADLGVSEGDRVGVVVPQKPENPLAHLANWKLGAVSVPLTVLFGRDALQYRLEDSAATAVVVDPSVRETIDEVREECPDLEHVIELGGGDAVEGDAHAFDDLLAAHEPGIDVHESTPETPTAIMYTSGSTGPPKGVRHSHALWLGRAAAAYNYFDQGLEDATLWTPADWAWGAALGGTLFAAWHHGCTVVGWPREGFDPEDAYDLMASHGVTHAFMPPTALRMLMGVDDPESRWDLALETLASAGEPMTPEIVGWVEETFEDVAINEFYGQTELNLVVGNSSSWFETRPGSMGKPLPGYEVAVLDPETRETLPRGEIGELAVKPGDRRVFFDEYWGLPEKTEAKRTEDGWFLTDDLVKRDEDGYVWFQSRADDVILTSGYRVGPMEVEKAILRHDDVEQVGVVGVPDEVRGEAIAAYVQPTTEEFDADALREEIRELVRDRLAEYEYPQHVEFVDELPTTSSGKIRRLDLRDRGLDE from the coding sequence ATGGTCTGGCACGTCATGCCGACGTACGATCGGTACGAGCGCGCTCGAGCCGACTTCGAGTGGGACCTCCCCGATCGGTACAACCCCGCCGTCGACTTCCTCCGGAAGCACGAGGACGCAGACCGGGTCGCGCTGCGGTACGAATCGCCCGCGGACGGCCTCGAGACGTACACGTTTCGCGACCTCGACGAGCGATCGGACCGGCTCGCGGCCGCGCTCGCGGACCTCGGCGTCAGCGAGGGCGACCGGGTCGGCGTCGTCGTCCCCCAGAAGCCCGAAAATCCGCTCGCACACCTGGCGAACTGGAAACTCGGCGCAGTGTCGGTGCCGCTTACCGTCCTGTTCGGCCGCGACGCGTTGCAGTACCGCCTCGAGGACAGCGCCGCGACGGCGGTCGTCGTCGATCCGAGCGTCCGCGAGACGATCGACGAGGTTCGCGAGGAGTGTCCCGACCTCGAGCACGTGATCGAACTCGGCGGCGGCGATGCAGTCGAGGGAGACGCCCACGCCTTCGACGACCTGCTCGCGGCTCACGAGCCGGGGATCGACGTCCACGAATCGACGCCGGAGACGCCGACGGCGATCATGTACACGAGCGGCTCGACCGGCCCGCCGAAGGGCGTCCGCCACAGCCACGCGCTGTGGCTCGGTCGTGCCGCGGCGGCGTACAACTACTTCGATCAGGGACTCGAGGACGCGACGCTCTGGACGCCCGCCGACTGGGCGTGGGGCGCGGCCCTCGGCGGGACGCTGTTTGCTGCCTGGCACCACGGCTGCACCGTCGTCGGCTGGCCTCGCGAGGGGTTCGACCCCGAGGACGCGTACGACCTGATGGCCAGCCACGGCGTCACGCACGCGTTCATGCCGCCGACGGCGCTGCGGATGCTGATGGGCGTCGACGATCCCGAATCGCGATGGGACCTCGCACTCGAGACGCTCGCCTCCGCGGGCGAACCGATGACCCCGGAGATCGTCGGCTGGGTCGAGGAGACCTTCGAGGACGTCGCGATCAACGAGTTCTACGGCCAGACGGAACTGAATCTCGTCGTCGGGAACTCCTCTAGCTGGTTCGAGACGAGACCGGGAAGTATGGGAAAGCCGCTGCCGGGCTACGAGGTGGCCGTCCTCGACCCCGAGACGCGCGAGACGCTGCCGCGGGGCGAGATCGGCGAACTCGCCGTCAAACCGGGCGATCGGCGCGTGTTCTTCGACGAGTACTGGGGGCTCCCGGAGAAAACCGAGGCGAAGCGAACCGAGGACGGGTGGTTCCTCACCGACGACCTCGTGAAACGCGACGAGGACGGCTACGTCTGGTTCCAGTCGCGTGCCGACGACGTCATCCTCACGAGCGGCTACCGCGTCGGCCCGATGGAAGTCGAGAAGGCGATCCTCCGCCACGACGACGTCGAACAGGTCGGCGTCGTCGGCGTTCCGGACGAGGTCCGCGGTGAGGCGATCGCGGCGTACGTCCAGCCGACGACCGAGGAGTTCGACGCCGACGCGCTCCGCGAGGAGATCCGGGAACTGGTTCGCGACCGACTCGCGGAGTACGAGTACCCCCAGCACGTCGAGTTCGTCGACGAACTGCCGACGACCTCGAGCGGGAAGATCCGTCGTCTCGACCTTCGCGATCGGGGCCTCGACGAGTGA
- the thiM gene encoding hydroxyethylthiazole kinase, with protein MADRVDATGTALADSLRAIRDREPLVQQLTNEVTKNDLANVTLHWGALPVMADAPGEAPEMADLAGAILLNTGRMTDSNVEALCAAGRRANELEVPVVLDPVGAGATPTREAVHERLLDEVEFAAIKGNYGEISHLAGVEAEVKGVESIGDYAEIDETARALADATGAVVVASGVTDVVADSDAVYRVRAGHEMLGEVVGTGCMLGATLAAFCGAGDDDLTPSLHGTLAYGVAGERTADLEYNGPASYRINFLDAVYGHTPAVAESLDLEGRVERVL; from the coding sequence ATGGCTGACCGAGTCGACGCGACCGGCACGGCGCTTGCGGACTCGTTGCGGGCGATCCGGGACCGCGAGCCGCTGGTCCAGCAGCTCACGAACGAGGTGACGAAAAACGACCTGGCGAACGTCACACTCCACTGGGGTGCGCTGCCGGTCATGGCAGACGCCCCCGGCGAGGCTCCGGAGATGGCCGACCTCGCCGGTGCAATCTTGCTCAACACCGGCCGGATGACCGACTCGAACGTCGAGGCACTATGCGCCGCCGGCCGGCGTGCGAACGAACTCGAGGTTCCGGTCGTCCTCGACCCCGTCGGCGCGGGCGCGACGCCGACCCGCGAAGCGGTCCACGAGCGCCTCCTCGACGAGGTCGAGTTCGCGGCGATCAAGGGTAACTACGGCGAGATCAGTCACCTGGCGGGCGTCGAGGCGGAGGTGAAAGGCGTCGAGTCGATCGGCGACTACGCAGAGATCGACGAGACGGCTCGAGCGCTCGCGGACGCGACCGGTGCGGTCGTCGTCGCCTCCGGCGTGACGGACGTCGTCGCCGACTCGGACGCCGTCTACCGGGTGCGCGCCGGCCACGAGATGCTAGGCGAGGTGGTCGGCACCGGCTGTATGCTCGGCGCGACTCTCGCGGCCTTCTGCGGTGCCGGCGACGACGACCTCACACCGAGTCTCCACGGCACGCTCGCCTACGGCGTTGCTGGCGAACGGACAGCGGACCTCGAGTACAATGGGCCGGCAAGCTACCGGATCAACTTCCTCGACGCCGTCTACGGGCACACCCCCGCAGTCGCCGAGTCGCTCGACCTCGAGGGTCGCGTCGAACGAGTCCTGTAA
- a CDS encoding precorrin-3B C(17)-methyltransferase, protein MSGTPDEHGTLYVVGIGPGLPDHMTKQAKDVIETVDCVIASNLYQEFLREDGTLPPEDAVDEDGVAVREDGSEQEIVRSSMGRQIELAREAFERVRAGGDVAHVSGGDPSVYGKSDLIFKMAEEEDATDVPIEVVPGMTAALGGAANVGAPLCNDFCTVSLSDKWRGWDEIEEKLRAAAISDFVIVLYNCWRNYERAVEIVREERTDDAYVAIVNDAGREDAGRNGESQFITTLGEAADHDDKVSGMGTSLIIGNHETETWSNDDRTYLVTPRGGRDVDDF, encoded by the coding sequence ATGAGTGGAACGCCCGACGAGCACGGCACCCTCTACGTCGTCGGCATCGGACCGGGCCTGCCCGACCATATGACCAAGCAGGCCAAGGACGTGATCGAGACGGTCGACTGCGTCATCGCCTCGAACCTCTACCAGGAGTTCCTGCGCGAGGACGGTACGCTGCCGCCCGAGGACGCGGTCGACGAGGACGGCGTCGCGGTCCGTGAGGACGGCAGCGAGCAGGAGATCGTCCGCTCGTCGATGGGCCGCCAGATCGAACTCGCCCGCGAGGCGTTCGAGCGCGTTCGTGCGGGCGGGGACGTGGCCCACGTCTCCGGCGGCGATCCGTCGGTGTACGGCAAGTCCGACCTCATCTTCAAGATGGCAGAGGAGGAGGACGCGACGGACGTGCCGATCGAGGTCGTCCCCGGCATGACGGCGGCGCTCGGCGGGGCGGCCAACGTCGGCGCGCCACTGTGTAACGACTTCTGTACGGTCTCGCTGTCGGACAAGTGGCGCGGCTGGGACGAGATCGAGGAGAAACTGCGCGCGGCCGCGATCAGCGACTTCGTGATCGTGCTGTACAACTGCTGGCGCAACTACGAGCGAGCGGTCGAGATCGTCCGCGAGGAACGCACCGACGACGCCTACGTGGCAATCGTCAACGACGCCGGCCGCGAGGATGCCGGTCGCAACGGCGAGAGCCAGTTCATCACCACCCTCGGCGAGGCTGCCGATCACGACGACAAGGTCTCGGGGATGGGCACCTCGCTGATCATCGGCAACCACGAGACCGAAACCTGGAGCAACGACGATCGAACGTACCTCGTCACCCCGCGTGGCGGGCGTGACGTCGACGACTTCTGA
- a CDS encoding precorrin-2 dehydrogenase/sirohydrochlorin ferrochelatase family protein encodes MLPLFHDFEGRSVVVVGGGSVALRKARTFAEEADVTAVAPEFADGFDDLECELIRRTLEAEDAPEVVADAFLVVPATDDGRLNDAVAAAAREADCLVNRVDERGDVVTPSRAESDRITIAISTRGASPATSKYLRQQIEPLLERADPMVALQADLREELQAADESSLGERRRALWRVLEDEEVWEHLEDGRHEDAKACALDLVESLE; translated from the coding sequence ATGCTCCCGCTCTTTCACGACTTCGAGGGCCGGTCGGTGGTCGTCGTCGGCGGTGGCTCCGTCGCTCTCCGGAAAGCTCGGACGTTCGCCGAGGAAGCCGACGTGACGGCCGTTGCCCCCGAGTTCGCCGACGGATTCGACGACCTCGAGTGTGAACTGATCCGTCGAACGCTCGAGGCCGAAGACGCCCCAGAGGTCGTCGCCGACGCCTTCCTCGTCGTGCCGGCGACCGACGACGGAAGGCTCAACGACGCTGTGGCTGCAGCAGCCCGAGAAGCTGACTGTCTGGTAAACCGGGTCGACGAACGCGGCGACGTCGTGACCCCCAGTCGGGCCGAATCGGATCGGATCACGATCGCCATCTCGACCCGGGGGGCAAGTCCCGCCACGTCGAAGTACCTCCGACAGCAGATCGAGCCGCTACTCGAGCGCGCCGATCCGATGGTTGCACTCCAGGCAGATCTGCGCGAGGAGTTGCAGGCCGCAGATGAGTCGTCTTTGGGCGAACGCCGCCGGGCACTCTGGCGCGTCCTCGAGGACGAGGAGGTCTGGGAGCACCTCGAGGACGGCCGCCACGAGGACGCGAAAGCGTGTGCGTTGGACCTCGTCGAGAGCCTCGAGTGA
- the cbiG gene encoding cobalt-precorrin 5A hydrolase, which produces MSTDTNDSEDGSGHCKTPDSDGEVAEEIAIVAFGRKMDTAEEIVEGIGDSYESIDVLEYHTDVFEEYWGEYDCFVGLMASGIAMRKTAGLLEDKWDDPAIVVIDEELTWAIPITGGHHGANQVAKDLAKLGAIPAMTTASEAAGKQGVEARAKAMDLHVVNGDSTVATNLAVLDDELGPVARLDGPKAVLVGDDVTVLKRNKDDGVVIGTGSVSGAKKETFLEAWETALEGTEYDREDVEFVATATRKEDEDGLLEAADELGLGVVAFDRETLLAHEGPTPSKSKELIGWPGVSEASAIAGGREQELVLEKLSYEDEVTVAIGR; this is translated from the coding sequence ATGAGTACTGACACGAACGATTCGGAAGACGGATCAGGACACTGCAAGACGCCCGACAGCGACGGCGAGGTAGCGGAAGAGATCGCCATCGTCGCCTTCGGGCGGAAGATGGACACCGCCGAGGAGATCGTCGAGGGCATCGGCGACAGCTACGAGTCCATCGACGTCCTCGAGTACCACACAGACGTCTTCGAGGAGTACTGGGGCGAGTACGACTGTTTCGTCGGGCTGATGGCCAGCGGCATCGCGATGAGAAAGACCGCGGGCTTGCTCGAGGACAAGTGGGACGACCCGGCGATCGTCGTCATCGACGAGGAGTTGACCTGGGCGATCCCGATCACGGGTGGCCACCACGGCGCGAACCAGGTCGCGAAGGATCTCGCCAAACTGGGCGCGATCCCAGCGATGACCACGGCCTCGGAGGCGGCGGGCAAGCAGGGCGTCGAGGCCCGCGCGAAGGCGATGGATCTCCACGTCGTCAACGGCGACTCGACTGTGGCGACGAACCTCGCGGTGCTCGACGACGAACTCGGACCCGTCGCCAGGCTGGACGGCCCGAAGGCCGTGCTCGTCGGCGACGACGTGACGGTGCTCAAGCGTAACAAAGACGACGGCGTCGTCATCGGTACCGGCAGCGTCTCCGGGGCGAAAAAAGAGACCTTTCTCGAGGCCTGGGAAACCGCCCTCGAGGGGACGGAGTACGACAGAGAGGACGTCGAGTTCGTCGCGACGGCGACCCGCAAGGAAGACGAAGATGGGTTACTCGAGGCCGCCGACGAACTCGGCCTCGGCGTCGTCGCCTTCGACAGGGAGACGCTGCTCGCCCACGAGGGGCCGACCCCCTCGAAGTCCAAGGAACTGATCGGCTGGCCCGGCGTCTCGGAGGCTTCCGCTATCGCTGGCGGACGCGAGCAGGAGCTCGTGCTCGAGAAACTGAGCTACGAGGACGAGGTAACGGTGGCGATCGGCCGATGA
- the thiE gene encoding thiamine phosphate synthase, protein MNQQNWRTYLVTQESLSAGRSTVDVVRGAIDGGIDVVQLREKGTDARSRYELGLELRELTAAADVDFVVNDRVDVAQAVDADGVHLGQSDVPLEVARNLLGPDAVIGCSTSTVAEAERAETAGADYLGVGAVYGTSSKDVADEKNGIGLERVAAIADSVSIPVIGIGGVTAENAAPVVEAGATGVAVVSEITAADDPRTATEALREEVTDG, encoded by the coding sequence GTGAATCAGCAGAACTGGCGGACGTACCTCGTCACTCAAGAATCGCTCTCGGCGGGTCGATCGACCGTCGACGTCGTCCGTGGGGCGATCGACGGCGGCATCGACGTCGTGCAACTGCGCGAGAAAGGAACGGACGCCCGGTCGCGGTACGAACTCGGCCTGGAACTCCGGGAACTCACCGCCGCAGCAGACGTCGACTTCGTCGTCAACGATCGGGTGGACGTCGCCCAGGCCGTCGACGCCGACGGCGTCCACCTCGGACAGTCGGACGTCCCGCTCGAGGTCGCACGAAACCTGCTCGGACCCGACGCGGTGATCGGCTGCTCGACGTCGACCGTCGCCGAGGCCGAACGGGCGGAAACCGCGGGCGCGGACTACCTCGGCGTCGGGGCGGTCTACGGAACCTCCTCGAAGGACGTCGCCGACGAAAAGAACGGCATCGGCCTCGAGCGCGTGGCCGCGATCGCCGACTCGGTGTCGATCCCGGTGATCGGCATCGGTGGCGTCACAGCCGAGAACGCCGCACCAGTGGTCGAGGCCGGTGCCACGGGCGTGGCCGTCGTCAGCGAGATCACCGCGGCGGACGATCCGCGGACCGCGACCGAAGCGCTCCGGGAGGAGGTGACGGATGGCTGA